One genomic region from Cellulomonas fengjieae encodes:
- a CDS encoding LacI family DNA-binding transcriptional regulator: MAPGLDAVGLVLARPARMLGFEPFFMELIGGIEESLAGEGRSLLLHVVPDHDAEIGTYRRWGEGRLVDAVVVVNIALEDARLDVLGGLGIPTVVVGGPRPDLPFANVWIDNAEAMRTAVTHLVGLGHRRLARVSGPRHLAHTQARTEAFMGECARLGAHGAVVEGDYGEESGTRATRALLGRGTPPSAIIYDNDVMAVAGLGVAHEMDVTVPDRLSLLAWDDSALCRLSHPALSAMSLDVHAMGVQVADCVLNLLASGTVRSYTAPLPRLVARGTTTTAPRDGA; this comes from the coding sequence ATGGCACCTGGGCTCGACGCGGTAGGACTCGTGCTGGCTCGGCCTGCGCGGATGCTCGGTTTCGAGCCCTTCTTCATGGAGCTCATCGGCGGCATCGAGGAGTCTCTCGCCGGCGAGGGCCGGTCGCTGCTGCTGCACGTCGTGCCCGACCACGACGCGGAGATCGGCACGTACCGGCGCTGGGGCGAGGGCAGGCTGGTCGACGCCGTCGTCGTGGTCAACATCGCCCTCGAGGACGCCCGGCTCGACGTCCTGGGCGGCCTCGGCATCCCCACCGTCGTGGTCGGCGGACCGCGCCCCGACCTGCCGTTCGCCAACGTCTGGATCGACAACGCCGAGGCGATGCGCACCGCGGTGACGCACCTCGTCGGCCTCGGCCACCGGCGCCTCGCCCGGGTCAGCGGCCCCCGCCACCTCGCCCACACGCAGGCGCGCACGGAGGCGTTCATGGGCGAGTGCGCCCGGCTCGGCGCCCACGGTGCCGTCGTCGAGGGTGACTACGGTGAGGAGTCCGGCACCCGCGCGACTCGCGCGCTGCTGGGCCGCGGCACCCCACCGTCCGCGATCATCTACGACAACGACGTCATGGCCGTCGCCGGGCTCGGGGTGGCGCACGAGATGGACGTCACGGTCCCCGACCGGCTCTCCCTGCTCGCCTGGGACGACTCGGCCCTGTGCCGGCTCTCCCACCCTGCCCTGTCCGCCATGAGCCTCGACGTGCACGCGATGGGCGTCCAGGTGGCCGACTGCGTGCTCAACCTGCTCGCGTCCGGCACGGTCCGCTCGTACACCGCTCCCCTGCCCCGGCTCGTCGCCCGCGGAACCACCACGACAGCACCCCGCGACGGGGCCTGA
- a CDS encoding alpha/beta hydrolase: MTTHTSDPGLIRALTVLPALREDVELHTADGLTLVGELARPVETAPAATLVTLHPLPTHGGYMDSHVLRKAAWRLPALADLAVLRFNTRGTTSPRGTSDGAFDGGDAERYDVHAAIEFAEFHDLPNRWLVGWSFGSELVLMHGRDPSIEGAVLLSPPLHRATDADLDAWAQFGKPLVVLVPELDDYLRPDEARRRFARVPQAEVIGVDGAKHLWVGESAVRRVLDEIVAHVLPDHPVPLPTHWDGPSSTAKDDA, translated from the coding sequence ATGACCACGCACACGTCCGACCCCGGCCTCATCCGAGCGCTCACCGTCCTGCCCGCCCTGCGCGAGGACGTCGAGCTGCACACCGCGGACGGGCTCACGCTCGTCGGTGAGCTCGCTCGACCCGTCGAGACGGCGCCCGCGGCGACGCTGGTGACGCTGCACCCGCTGCCGACGCACGGCGGCTACATGGACTCGCACGTCCTGCGCAAGGCGGCGTGGCGGCTGCCGGCACTCGCCGACCTGGCGGTGCTGCGGTTCAACACGCGCGGCACGACCAGCCCCCGGGGCACCAGCGACGGAGCCTTCGACGGGGGCGACGCGGAGCGGTACGACGTGCACGCCGCCATCGAGTTCGCCGAGTTCCACGACCTGCCGAACCGCTGGCTCGTCGGGTGGTCATTCGGATCCGAGCTGGTGCTCATGCACGGCCGCGACCCGTCGATCGAGGGCGCCGTCCTGCTGTCCCCGCCGCTGCACCGGGCGACGGACGCGGACCTCGACGCCTGGGCGCAGTTCGGCAAGCCGCTGGTGGTGCTCGTCCCCGAGCTGGACGACTACCTGCGCCCCGACGAGGCCCGCCGCCGGTTCGCGCGGGTGCCGCAGGCCGAGGTCATCGGCGTCGACGGCGCCAAGCACCTGTGGGTGGGCGAGTCCGCTGTGCGGCGCGTGCTCGACGAGATCGTCGCGCACGTGCTGCCCGACCACCCGGTCCCGCTGCCCACCCACTGGGACGGCCCGAGCAGCACGGCGAAGGATGACGCATGA
- a CDS encoding GH1 family beta-glucosidase: MTTSRPSGRQFPADFLWGSATAAYQIEGAFDEDGRGPSIWDTFSRTPGKVLNGDTGDVAVDHYHRVPEDIAIMTDLGLQAYRFSIAWPRVQPTGSGEFNQAGLDFYVDLADRLIAAGIKPVATLYHWDLPQALEDEGGWANRQTALNFAVYARKLAEVLGDRIHVWTTLNEPWCSAFLGYGSGVHAPGVTDDAKALAAVHHLNLAHGLAGRAIKDVLGDDTPISVTLNLHVTRAASDSPEDLEAKRRIDTIANDVFLSPMLDGEYPKEVFGDTEGISDWSFVQDGDLELIKVPLALLGVNYYSTNRVQHGTPAVGDGTPGPDGHRSSENSAWTGATNVEWVAQPGPYTAMGWNIEPQGLVDLLMELHERYPNVPMAITENGAAFYDEVSADGRVHDPDRVAYLHDHIDAVGEAMDRGADVRGYFVWSLLDNFEWAYGYDRRFGVVRVDYQTQERTVKDSGLWYRELLRTRTIPNPESAAR; encoded by the coding sequence ATGACGACCTCGCGCCCCTCCGGCCGCCAGTTCCCCGCCGACTTCCTCTGGGGCTCCGCCACGGCGGCGTACCAGATCGAGGGCGCCTTCGACGAGGACGGCCGTGGCCCGTCCATCTGGGACACGTTCTCCCGGACGCCGGGCAAGGTGCTCAACGGCGACACCGGTGACGTCGCGGTGGACCACTACCACCGTGTCCCCGAGGACATCGCGATCATGACGGACCTCGGGCTGCAGGCCTACCGCTTCTCGATCGCGTGGCCCCGCGTCCAGCCGACGGGTTCGGGCGAGTTCAACCAGGCCGGCCTGGACTTCTACGTCGACCTCGCCGACCGCCTCATCGCCGCGGGGATCAAGCCCGTCGCGACGCTCTACCACTGGGACCTCCCGCAGGCGCTCGAGGACGAGGGCGGCTGGGCCAACCGGCAGACCGCGCTCAACTTCGCCGTGTACGCCCGCAAGCTGGCCGAGGTCCTCGGCGACCGGATCCACGTCTGGACCACGCTCAACGAGCCGTGGTGCTCGGCGTTCCTCGGCTACGGCTCCGGAGTGCACGCCCCGGGCGTGACCGACGACGCGAAGGCCCTCGCGGCGGTCCACCACCTCAACCTCGCCCACGGCCTGGCCGGCCGGGCGATCAAGGACGTGCTGGGCGACGACACACCGATCTCGGTGACGCTCAACCTGCACGTGACGCGCGCCGCCTCCGACAGCCCCGAGGACCTCGAGGCCAAGCGCCGCATCGACACCATCGCCAACGACGTGTTCCTGAGCCCGATGCTCGACGGCGAGTACCCCAAGGAGGTCTTCGGCGACACCGAGGGGATCAGTGACTGGTCCTTCGTGCAGGACGGTGACCTCGAGCTCATCAAGGTGCCGCTCGCGCTCCTGGGGGTCAACTACTACTCGACCAACCGGGTGCAGCATGGCACCCCTGCGGTCGGCGACGGCACACCGGGCCCCGACGGGCACCGGTCGTCCGAGAACAGCGCCTGGACCGGCGCGACCAACGTGGAGTGGGTCGCACAGCCGGGGCCGTACACGGCCATGGGCTGGAACATCGAGCCGCAGGGCCTGGTCGACCTGCTCATGGAGCTCCACGAGCGGTACCCGAACGTGCCGATGGCCATCACGGAGAACGGCGCCGCGTTCTACGACGAGGTCAGCGCGGACGGCCGGGTGCACGACCCGGACCGGGTCGCGTACCTGCACGACCACATCGACGCCGTCGGCGAGGCCATGGACCGTGGCGCCGACGTGCGCGGCTACTTCGTCTGGTCGCTGCTGGACAACTTCGAGTGGGCCTACGGCTACGACCGTCGGTTCGGCGTGGTCCGCGTCGACTACCAGACGCAGGAGCGCACCGTGAAGGACTCGGGCCTCTGGTACCGCGAGCTGCTGCGCACCCGCACGATCCCCAACCCGGAGTCCGCAGCCCGCTGA
- a CDS encoding patatin-like phospholipase family protein, with product MNVSSSSSESSGQATDSAPRRREPDVDATRRVPPAGARALVLGGGGSTGHAWLIGVLTGFVETGLDVSAADLTIGTSAGATAAAQLAGATATELYGAALAAPPAQAPSTAGRDQGRAARGRVVDHLERFRALVAASADAADMRRRMGAAALERVAASDGSWQARWRATVAARLPDARWPQRPVVLTAVDAHSGEPVVFDRHSGVDLVDAVAASTAGGGYPYEIGGRYYIDGGYRSNAENADLAAGFARVLVLSPLGGRSLYPAEWGTRLTAQVDRLRAWGSRVVTIAPGAASEHLFGADAMDLSLRPAAARAGYEDGRRQAEQIADVWG from the coding sequence ATGAACGTCTCATCTTCTTCCTCAGAGTCGTCCGGACAGGCGACGGACTCTGCTCCCCGTCGGCGGGAGCCTGACGTCGACGCCACGCGCCGCGTACCCCCGGCCGGTGCTCGGGCTCTGGTGCTCGGCGGGGGTGGCTCGACGGGTCACGCGTGGCTGATCGGCGTGTTGACCGGGTTCGTCGAAACCGGGCTGGATGTGAGCGCCGCCGACCTGACGATCGGTACGTCGGCGGGGGCGACCGCCGCCGCCCAGCTGGCCGGCGCCACTGCTACCGAGCTATACGGCGCGGCCCTGGCGGCGCCCCCTGCGCAAGCTCCCAGTACGGCCGGGCGCGACCAGGGACGCGCTGCGCGTGGGCGGGTGGTGGACCACCTCGAGCGGTTCCGCGCACTCGTCGCCGCATCGGCGGACGCGGCAGACATGCGCCGCCGGATGGGTGCGGCGGCGCTCGAGAGGGTGGCGGCATCGGACGGCTCCTGGCAGGCCCGGTGGCGCGCGACGGTCGCCGCACGCCTGCCTGACGCACGCTGGCCGCAACGTCCCGTGGTGCTGACGGCGGTCGACGCGCACAGCGGTGAGCCCGTCGTGTTCGACCGGCACAGCGGCGTCGACCTGGTCGATGCCGTGGCCGCCAGCACTGCCGGTGGCGGCTATCCCTACGAGATCGGCGGCCGGTACTACATCGACGGCGGGTACCGGTCCAATGCCGAGAACGCCGACCTGGCGGCCGGGTTCGCGCGCGTGCTGGTGCTGTCACCGCTGGGCGGCAGGTCGCTGTACCCGGCGGAGTGGGGCACGCGGCTCACCGCGCAGGTCGACCGGCTCCGGGCCTGGGGGAGCCGGGTGGTGACGATCGCCCCGGGCGCTGCCTCCGAGCACCTGTTCGGCGCGGACGCGATGGATCTGTCGTTGCGTCCGGCTGCTGCCCGGGCCGGTTACGAGGACGGCAGGAGGCAAGCCGAGCAGATCGCCGACGTCTGGGGCTGA
- a CDS encoding alpha/beta fold hydrolase, which produces MSLHTYRADGPGLPVVLLHGFPLDHRMWDAVADQLTADRAVHAVDLPGTPGNATDLPEPALEASADAVAEVLRAAGIDRAVVAGLSMGGYVALALLERHPDLVAGLALVDTKSTADPPEARANRLRIAAQVEESGSVDAVRPMASSLVGESTRSSRPAVAVQVGEWIDQQEPAGVAWSQRAMAARPDRSDVLRAFAGPVVVVVGDEDTVTPVEAAEHLVATAPQAQLVVVPRAGHLSSVEQPADVAAALANLAQAADSA; this is translated from the coding sequence ATGAGCCTGCACACCTACCGCGCGGACGGACCCGGGCTGCCCGTCGTCCTCCTGCACGGATTCCCGCTGGACCACCGGATGTGGGACGCCGTGGCCGACCAGCTCACCGCCGACCGAGCAGTCCACGCGGTCGACCTGCCGGGCACGCCGGGCAACGCCACCGATCTTCCGGAGCCCGCGCTCGAGGCCTCGGCCGACGCGGTCGCGGAGGTCCTGCGCGCCGCGGGGATCGACCGGGCCGTCGTCGCCGGCCTGTCGATGGGCGGCTACGTGGCGCTCGCCCTGCTCGAGCGCCATCCCGACCTCGTCGCGGGCCTCGCGCTGGTGGACACCAAGTCCACGGCCGACCCGCCCGAGGCGCGCGCCAACCGGCTGCGCATCGCCGCGCAGGTGGAGGAGTCGGGTTCGGTGGACGCCGTCCGGCCGATGGCCTCGTCGCTCGTGGGCGAGTCGACGAGGTCCTCGCGGCCCGCCGTCGCCGTGCAGGTCGGCGAGTGGATCGACCAGCAGGAACCCGCGGGCGTCGCGTGGTCGCAGCGCGCCATGGCCGCCCGCCCGGACCGCTCGGACGTCCTGCGTGCGTTCGCCGGCCCGGTGGTCGTCGTGGTCGGTGACGAGGACACGGTCACGCCCGTGGAGGCCGCCGAGCACCTGGTCGCGACGGCACCCCAGGCCCAGCTCGTCGTCGTCCCGCGCGCAGGCCACCTCTCCTCGGTGGAACAGCCCGCGGACGTCGCGGCCGCCCTGGCCAACCTGGCGCAGGCCGCCGACTCCGCCTGA
- a CDS encoding tetratricopeptide repeat protein: protein MSQPTGPRPPLDVRGAVDLSMLNRPATPAPGSPGGLPAPGAYVVDVDTQSFPDLVQSSTQHPVVVVLWAPRSEVSATVAADLAALADEDAGRWQLARIDAEANPQIAQAFQAQGVPTVVAVIAGQPLPLFQGAYPRDQVRAVLDQVLAASEANGVTGRATPSTGAPQDEVEPEPELPPLHQEAYDAIERDDLAAATAAYEQALKENPRDTLARAGLAQVGLLERTRDADLQSARAAAAADPSDVDAQLAVADLDILGGKVEDAFARLVDVLRTTFGPDRERVRVRLVDLFEVIGGEDPRVIAARRAMASALY from the coding sequence ATGTCGCAGCCCACCGGACCTCGCCCGCCCCTCGACGTGCGAGGTGCCGTCGACCTGTCGATGCTGAACCGCCCCGCGACGCCGGCGCCCGGTAGTCCGGGTGGGCTGCCCGCACCGGGCGCCTACGTGGTGGACGTCGACACGCAGTCGTTCCCCGACCTCGTGCAGAGCTCGACGCAGCACCCCGTGGTCGTGGTCCTGTGGGCGCCGCGCAGCGAGGTGAGCGCGACGGTCGCCGCGGACCTGGCGGCGCTCGCCGACGAGGACGCCGGCCGCTGGCAGCTGGCCCGCATCGACGCCGAGGCCAACCCCCAGATCGCGCAGGCCTTCCAGGCGCAGGGCGTGCCGACGGTCGTCGCCGTCATCGCGGGTCAGCCGCTGCCCCTGTTCCAGGGTGCCTACCCCCGGGACCAGGTGCGAGCGGTGCTCGACCAGGTGCTCGCGGCCTCGGAGGCCAACGGCGTCACCGGGCGCGCGACGCCCAGCACGGGGGCACCGCAGGACGAGGTCGAGCCGGAGCCCGAGCTCCCGCCCCTGCACCAGGAGGCGTACGACGCGATCGAGCGCGACGACCTCGCCGCGGCGACGGCCGCCTACGAGCAGGCGCTCAAGGAGAACCCTCGTGACACGCTCGCCCGTGCCGGCCTCGCGCAGGTCGGGCTGCTCGAGCGCACGCGCGACGCCGACCTGCAGAGCGCCCGTGCGGCCGCTGCGGCGGACCCGTCCGACGTGGACGCGCAGCTGGCCGTCGCCGACCTCGACATCCTCGGCGGCAAGGTCGAGGACGCGTTCGCGCGGCTGGTGGACGTCCTGCGCACGACCTTCGGACCGGACCGCGAGCGGGTGCGCGTGCGCCTCGTCGACCTGTTCGAGGTCATCGGTGGCGAGGACCCCCGGGTGATCGCGGCCCGACGTGCCATGGCGAGCGCCCTGTACTGA
- the glgB gene encoding 1,4-alpha-glucan branching protein GlgB: MSPALPSPVPVDPETLRTVAHGAFHAPHDVLGPHVGAGGITIRTLRPLADSVTVVTADARTEARHEQDGIWVAVLPGVDVPDYRLEVTYDGQTTIVDDPYRYLPTVQELDRHLVREGRHEQLWTVLGANVHTYPGTLGEVTGTSFAVWAPNARAVRVVGDFNYWQGASHSMRSLGESGVWEVFAPGVGPGARYKFEILGDDGSWRQKADPLARGAEVPPATASVVVESHYEWTDDAWLTARAARDPHTAPVSVYEVHLGSWRAGLSYRELAQQLTEHVLSLGFTHVELMPVAEHPYGGSWGYQVSSYYAPTSRFGHPDDFRYLVDTLHNAGIGVIVDWVPAHFPKDEWSLAQFDGTPLYEHPDPLLGEHPDWGTYVFNFGRPEVRNFLVANATYWLEEFHVDGLRVDAVASMLYLDYSRKPGQWRPNKYGGRENLDAIAFLQEANATAYRRTPGIMMIAEESTAWPGVTAPTDANGLGFGLKWNMGWMNDTLRYLAEQPVHRRYHHSEITFSLVYAYSERFVLPISHDEVVHGKGSLYERMPGDHWQKLAGVRLLLGYQWTHPGKQLLFMGSEFAQQTEWAESRSLDWHALDDPGHQGVMRAVADLNRVYVDTPALWQLDHSPDGFEWIDSDDAFRNTLAYLRKGEDGVPVAVVVNFAGVPHEGYRLALPRGGRWREIFNSDSEAYGGSGVGNLGQIEALHEPHYGRPYSASIRVPPLGVVIFQAG; this comes from the coding sequence ATGAGCCCGGCCTTACCGTCCCCGGTCCCCGTCGATCCCGAGACCCTCCGAACAGTCGCCCATGGGGCGTTCCACGCCCCCCACGACGTCCTCGGCCCGCACGTGGGAGCTGGTGGGATCACGATCCGCACCCTGCGCCCGCTCGCGGACTCCGTGACGGTCGTCACCGCCGACGCACGCACGGAGGCGCGGCACGAGCAGGACGGCATCTGGGTCGCGGTCCTGCCCGGCGTGGACGTTCCCGACTACCGCCTCGAGGTGACGTACGACGGTCAGACCACGATCGTCGACGACCCCTACCGCTACCTGCCCACCGTCCAGGAGCTGGACCGCCACCTGGTGCGGGAGGGCCGCCACGAGCAGCTCTGGACCGTCCTGGGCGCCAACGTCCACACCTACCCCGGCACGCTCGGCGAGGTGACGGGAACGTCGTTCGCCGTGTGGGCGCCCAACGCCCGCGCCGTGCGCGTCGTCGGCGACTTCAACTACTGGCAGGGCGCGTCCCACTCCATGCGCTCGCTCGGTGAGTCCGGGGTCTGGGAGGTCTTCGCACCCGGCGTCGGCCCCGGCGCGCGCTACAAGTTCGAGATCCTCGGCGACGACGGGTCGTGGCGCCAGAAGGCGGACCCGCTCGCACGGGGCGCCGAGGTCCCGCCCGCGACCGCCTCCGTCGTCGTCGAGTCCCACTACGAGTGGACCGACGACGCGTGGCTGACCGCCCGCGCCGCCCGCGACCCCCACACGGCCCCCGTGAGCGTGTACGAGGTCCACCTCGGCTCGTGGCGCGCGGGCCTGTCCTACCGCGAGCTCGCCCAGCAGCTGACCGAGCACGTCCTCTCGTTGGGCTTCACCCACGTCGAGCTCATGCCGGTCGCCGAGCACCCGTACGGTGGCTCGTGGGGCTACCAGGTGTCGTCGTACTACGCGCCGACGTCCCGGTTCGGCCACCCCGACGACTTCCGTTACCTCGTGGACACTCTGCACAACGCCGGCATCGGCGTCATCGTCGACTGGGTGCCCGCGCACTTCCCCAAGGACGAGTGGTCGCTCGCGCAGTTCGACGGCACGCCCCTGTACGAGCACCCGGACCCGCTGCTGGGCGAGCACCCGGACTGGGGCACGTACGTGTTCAACTTCGGGCGCCCCGAGGTGCGCAACTTCCTGGTCGCCAACGCCACGTACTGGCTCGAGGAGTTCCACGTCGACGGCCTGCGCGTCGACGCCGTCGCCTCGATGCTCTACCTGGACTACTCGCGCAAGCCCGGGCAGTGGCGGCCCAACAAGTACGGCGGCCGCGAGAACCTGGACGCCATCGCGTTCCTGCAGGAGGCCAACGCGACGGCCTACCGCCGCACCCCCGGGATCATGATGATCGCCGAGGAGTCGACGGCGTGGCCGGGCGTCACCGCCCCCACCGACGCCAACGGCCTCGGCTTCGGCCTGAAGTGGAACATGGGCTGGATGAACGACACGCTCCGCTACCTGGCCGAGCAGCCCGTGCACCGGCGCTACCACCACAGCGAGATCACGTTCTCGCTGGTCTACGCCTACTCGGAGCGGTTCGTGCTCCCGATCAGCCACGACGAGGTCGTGCACGGCAAGGGCTCCCTGTACGAGCGCATGCCCGGGGACCACTGGCAGAAGCTGGCCGGTGTCCGGCTGCTGCTCGGGTACCAGTGGACCCACCCCGGCAAGCAGCTGCTGTTCATGGGCAGCGAGTTCGCCCAGCAGACCGAGTGGGCCGAGTCGCGCTCGCTCGACTGGCACGCCCTCGACGACCCGGGCCACCAGGGTGTGATGCGTGCGGTCGCCGACCTCAACCGCGTCTATGTCGACACGCCCGCCCTGTGGCAGCTCGACCACAGTCCGGACGGGTTCGAGTGGATCGACTCCGACGACGCGTTCCGCAACACCCTCGCGTACCTGCGCAAGGGCGAGGACGGCGTGCCGGTCGCGGTGGTCGTCAACTTCGCCGGCGTCCCGCACGAGGGCTACCGGCTCGCCCTGCCGCGCGGCGGTCGGTGGCGCGAGATCTTCAACTCCGACTCGGAGGCGTACGGCGGGTCCGGCGTCGGCAACCTCGGCCAGATCGAGGCTCTCCACGAACCGCACTACGGACGCCCGTACTCCGCGTCGATCCGGGTTCCTCCGCTGGGTGTCGTCATCTTCCAGGCCGGCTGA
- a CDS encoding coiled-coil domain-containing protein: MPDARPPFPVVNFRGYEREAVDARLTALEKALADARAQVESLDGRAMQVAGELSEAHRQLREAERPTYSGLGSRIEQLLRSAEEQSSDVVTQANSQAADALARAKLASGQLRARAENEVAELVATARREADEVKTSAAAEAESTLLAAQRRAEELVGSAEREAARIQSAITTEESERRSSLERELGTLRASVEHEATQLRIATERTASELRARSEAETTAQREDAERYAQDLRQSADRDTTELRQRVEAELAAARIEVDRYVAQQRSDAAIEVSLARQEAAEEVTSLRVQAQEYADGVRASAERDAAALQQRVAAEVAALRAEAEQYAAFVRAQAERETGELRSTTSDELAAQRADAERVVVSLRGEAERYAADLRAQAERETTELRERAAHETTHLRDVTAREAAELREVTERETGELRSATDRETAELRERTRLEVERVTTEARRAAAELTTSAKTRADELVRSAEQQLAEAELTIASRREAAEREDASRHETARAETERLVRDAEAHAAEAEQRVAKALAQADKVRTDAEQHAKELLSNARRNADRVVAEAREHAEKQISDSMIESERERTTATRQVEDLNRQRESITSYLDELRNLLGHNPDRATLERASRAEAAFQQEQKAAPVTGKDKDQGTDAPSGTSGTSGTSSTSNTSGAASTSGGSSTSGPSGAAAAKPARPASRPTKSRPAPVSAAIPVQAAPAEEKTGLSPSDDAPAGEVSNDAVSSDAVSSDEVSSDTAPSDAAAEAAPATDVEDAAADARDGQPASDDASAPTR, encoded by the coding sequence GTGCCCGATGCTCGCCCGCCCTTCCCCGTCGTGAACTTCCGTGGCTACGAGCGGGAGGCCGTCGATGCCCGGCTCACCGCGTTGGAGAAGGCGCTCGCGGACGCGCGCGCCCAGGTGGAGTCGCTCGACGGTCGGGCCATGCAGGTGGCCGGGGAGCTGTCCGAGGCGCACCGGCAGCTGCGCGAGGCGGAGCGGCCGACGTACTCGGGCCTGGGCTCGCGCATCGAGCAGCTCCTGCGGTCGGCCGAGGAGCAGTCGTCGGATGTCGTGACGCAGGCGAACTCGCAGGCGGCGGACGCCCTCGCCCGTGCCAAGCTCGCCTCCGGCCAGCTGCGGGCGCGCGCCGAGAACGAGGTCGCCGAGCTCGTCGCGACCGCCCGGCGCGAGGCCGACGAGGTCAAGACGTCTGCCGCCGCGGAGGCCGAGAGCACCCTGCTCGCCGCGCAGCGTCGTGCGGAGGAGCTGGTCGGTTCCGCCGAGCGCGAGGCCGCCCGGATCCAGAGCGCGATCACGACCGAGGAGAGCGAGCGGCGCAGCTCGCTCGAGCGCGAGCTCGGCACGTTGCGGGCCAGCGTCGAGCACGAGGCGACGCAGCTGCGCATCGCGACGGAGCGCACGGCGAGCGAGCTGCGGGCGCGCTCCGAGGCGGAGACGACCGCCCAGCGCGAGGACGCCGAGCGGTACGCGCAGGACCTGCGTCAGAGCGCCGACAGGGACACCACCGAGCTGCGCCAGCGGGTCGAGGCCGAGCTGGCCGCCGCGCGCATCGAGGTCGACCGCTACGTGGCCCAGCAGCGCAGCGACGCGGCCATCGAGGTCAGCCTGGCCCGTCAGGAGGCCGCCGAGGAGGTCACATCCCTGCGCGTGCAGGCGCAGGAGTACGCGGACGGGGTCCGCGCCTCCGCCGAGCGGGACGCCGCCGCGCTGCAGCAGCGGGTGGCGGCCGAGGTGGCCGCGCTGCGCGCCGAGGCCGAGCAGTACGCCGCCTTCGTCCGCGCGCAGGCCGAGCGGGAGACCGGCGAGCTGCGCTCCACGACCTCCGACGAGCTCGCGGCGCAGCGGGCGGACGCCGAGCGCGTCGTCGTCAGCCTGCGGGGCGAGGCCGAGCGCTACGCCGCCGACCTGCGCGCGCAGGCCGAGCGGGAGACGACCGAGCTGCGCGAGCGCGCCGCCCACGAGACCACCCACCTGCGCGACGTCACGGCGCGCGAGGCGGCCGAGCTGCGGGAGGTCACGGAGCGCGAGACGGGCGAGCTGCGGTCCGCCACCGACCGCGAGACCGCCGAGCTGCGCGAGCGCACCCGACTCGAGGTGGAGCGGGTCACGACGGAGGCCCGCCGAGCAGCGGCCGAGCTGACCACGTCCGCCAAGACCCGCGCGGACGAGCTGGTCCGGTCGGCCGAGCAGCAGCTGGCCGAGGCCGAGCTGACCATCGCCTCCCGCCGAGAGGCGGCGGAGCGCGAGGACGCCAGCCGGCACGAGACCGCGCGTGCCGAGACCGAGCGCCTGGTGCGGGATGCCGAGGCGCACGCCGCCGAGGCCGAGCAGCGCGTGGCCAAGGCGCTGGCCCAGGCGGACAAGGTCCGCACCGACGCCGAGCAGCACGCCAAGGAGCTGCTGTCGAACGCGCGCCGGAACGCCGACCGCGTGGTCGCCGAGGCCCGGGAGCACGCCGAGAAGCAGATCTCCGACTCGATGATCGAGTCGGAGCGCGAGCGCACGACGGCGACCCGTCAGGTCGAGGACCTCAACCGGCAGCGCGAGTCGATCACGTCGTACCTCGACGAGCTGCGCAACCTGCTCGGCCACAACCCCGACCGCGCGACGCTCGAGCGGGCCTCCCGTGCCGAGGCGGCCTTCCAGCAGGAGCAGAAGGCCGCGCCGGTCACGGGCAAGGACAAGGACCAGGGCACGGACGCTCCGTCGGGCACGTCGGGCACGTCGGGCACGTCGAGCACGTCGAACACGTCGGGCGCGGCCAGCACGTCGGGCGGGTCCAGCACGTCGGGCCCGTCGGGTGCCGCCGCGGCCAAGCCCGCCCGCCCGGCGTCCCGGCCGACCAAGTCCCGTCCGGCTCCCGTGTCGGCGGCCATCCCGGTCCAGGCGGCTCCCGCCGAGGAGAAGACCGGTCTGTCGCCGTCCGACGACGCCCCCGCCGGCGAGGTCTCGAACGACGCGGTCTCCAGCGACGCGGTCTCGAGCGACGAGGTCTCCAGCGACACGGCCCCGAGCGACGCGGCCGCCGAGGCGGCCCCGGCGACGGACGTCGAGGACGCCGCTGCCGACGCCCGCGACGGGCAGCCCGCCAGCGACGACGCCTCCGCGCCGACCCGCTGA